Proteins from a genomic interval of Treponema succinifaciens DSM 2489:
- a CDS encoding NUDIX hydrolase produces MKSQLTTLCYIEKDDCYLMLHRVTKKNDINHDKWIGVGGHFEAGESPEDCLLREVKEETGLVLNSFSFRGIVTFLSDDDPAEYMCLYTSDDFSGNLIECDEGNLEWIKKSDFKNLEHWEGDLIFLDLLEKNEPFFSLKLIYRIGTLKEAVLNGKKIR; encoded by the coding sequence ATGAAAAGTCAGCTTACAACTTTGTGTTATATTGAAAAAGATGATTGCTATCTGATGCTTCATAGAGTTACGAAAAAAAATGATATAAACCACGATAAATGGATTGGCGTTGGCGGACATTTTGAAGCTGGGGAAAGTCCTGAAGATTGTTTGCTCCGGGAAGTAAAAGAGGAAACAGGGCTTGTTTTAAATTCGTTTTCTTTTAGAGGAATTGTTACATTTTTGTCTGATGATGATCCTGCTGAATATATGTGCCTCTACACAAGCGATGATTTTTCCGGGAATCTTATTGAATGCGATGAAGGAAATCTTGAATGGATAAAAAAATCAGATTTTAAGAATCTTGAGCATTGGGAAGGCGATTTAATTTTTCTGGATTTGTTGGAAAAAAATGAGCCGTTTTTTTCTCTTAAGCTGATATATAGAATTGGAACTTTAAAGGAAGCTGTTTTGAATGGAAAAAAGATAAGGTAA
- a CDS encoding CD3324 family protein, whose product MNYVKAKNVLPSELLEKIQEYVAGTYLYIPQKCENRKNWGESKDSKNWYKRRNQRIYKNYEEGFSVSEISQKFFLSEKSIYRIILCAKKQMS is encoded by the coding sequence ATGAATTACGTAAAAGCGAAAAATGTTCTTCCTTCTGAACTTCTTGAAAAAATTCAGGAATACGTGGCTGGAACTTATTTGTATATTCCGCAGAAATGCGAGAACCGCAAAAACTGGGGAGAATCAAAAGATTCAAAAAACTGGTACAAAAGACGGAATCAGCGGATATACAAAAATTACGAAGAAGGATTTTCAGTCAGCGAGATTTCTCAAAAATTCTTTCTGAGCGAAAAATCAATTTACAGAATCATCTTGTGCGCAAAAAAGCAGATGAGTTGA
- a CDS encoding 30S ribosomal protein S1, with translation MKNLYEQGQMIETTVAAISNDTVFIDLGLKSEGFVNKSEFCDENGNCSIKEGNKIKVYFLGGKNEELHFTTKLAGQNAGKSVLENAFKNGIPVEGHVTKEIKGGFEVMIGTSRAFCPYSQMGYRQKKEPAEYVGEHLAFKIQEFKNDGKNIVLSNRAILEEQANAELDQLSKKYTEGMTVNGKVKSIESYGAFIDLNGFQALLPVSEISHARIKNVSDVLKVGQEITAKIIKADWQHEKVSLSTKELEADPWDNVKKDFPAGTKIEGTISRVTDFGIFVNIASGIDGLVHISKLNVERNTNLKKIYKPGEKFPVIVEKVDSEEKRISLAPVVSNEEQDNAAEYLSSHKDDDDGETYNPFAALLKK, from the coding sequence ATGAAAAACTTATATGAACAGGGACAGATGATAGAAACAACTGTTGCCGCAATTTCAAATGACACAGTTTTTATTGATCTTGGACTGAAAAGCGAAGGTTTCGTTAACAAATCAGAATTCTGTGATGAAAACGGAAATTGTTCCATAAAAGAAGGAAACAAAATAAAAGTTTATTTTCTAGGCGGAAAAAACGAAGAACTTCACTTTACAACAAAACTTGCCGGTCAAAACGCAGGAAAATCTGTTCTCGAAAATGCATTCAAAAACGGAATTCCAGTAGAAGGCCACGTTACAAAAGAAATTAAAGGCGGATTTGAAGTAATGATTGGCACAAGCCGTGCATTCTGTCCCTATTCTCAAATGGGATACAGACAGAAAAAGGAGCCAGCCGAATATGTAGGCGAACACCTTGCTTTCAAAATCCAAGAATTCAAAAATGACGGAAAAAACATAGTTCTTTCAAACCGGGCAATTCTTGAAGAACAGGCAAATGCAGAACTTGACCAGCTTTCAAAAAAGTATACAGAAGGAATGACCGTTAATGGAAAAGTAAAATCAATCGAATCCTACGGCGCATTTATCGACTTAAACGGATTCCAAGCGCTTCTTCCAGTTTCTGAAATTTCCCACGCAAGAATAAAAAATGTTTCAGATGTTTTAAAAGTAGGACAGGAAATAACGGCAAAAATCATAAAAGCAGACTGGCAGCACGAAAAAGTTTCTCTTTCAACAAAAGAACTTGAGGCAGATCCTTGGGACAATGTAAAAAAAGACTTCCCTGCGGGAACAAAAATTGAAGGAACAATTTCCCGCGTAACTGATTTCGGAATTTTTGTAAACATAGCATCTGGAATAGACGGACTTGTACACATATCCAAGCTGAATGTTGAGCGAAATACAAACCTGAAAAAAATCTATAAGCCAGGCGAGAAATTTCCAGTCATTGTTGAAAAAGTTGATTCTGAAGAAAAAAGAATTTCGCTTGCTCCAGTTGTTTCAAATGAAGAACAGGACAATGCGGCGGAATATCTTTCATCACATAAAGACGATGATGACGGAGAAACTTACAATCCTTTTGCAGCTCTCTTGAAAAAATAA
- a CDS encoding GNAT family N-acetyltransferase, which yields MEKKVDMKKITFRNETPADYRAVENLTREAFWNVYKPGCDEHFILHNFRTRSEFVPELDIIMEEEGILVGHVMFVRAEIKLNNSKTLPIMTFGPISIALEFKHKGYGTVLLRYAMEKAKKMDCGALAITGNIDFYGKNGFVVAKTKGVRYYADPDADYFLIKELVPSFLDEVKNCGGGSFKEPDGYFIDANEAEEFDRHFPIKERLSLPGQIFG from the coding sequence ATGGAAAAAAAAGTAGACATGAAAAAAATCACGTTCAGGAACGAGACTCCTGCGGACTACAGGGCGGTTGAAAACCTTACGCGCGAGGCATTCTGGAATGTTTACAAACCAGGTTGCGACGAGCATTTTATTTTGCATAATTTCCGCACAAGAAGCGAATTTGTTCCGGAACTTGATATTATAATGGAAGAGGAAGGAATTCTTGTTGGACACGTTATGTTCGTAAGGGCGGAAATAAAACTTAACAACAGTAAAACACTTCCAATCATGACGTTCGGGCCAATCAGCATTGCGCTGGAGTTTAAGCACAAGGGATACGGAACAGTTCTTCTTAGGTACGCAATGGAAAAGGCAAAGAAAATGGACTGCGGCGCGCTTGCAATCACCGGCAATATCGACTTTTACGGAAAAAACGGATTTGTTGTGGCAAAAACAAAAGGAGTTCGCTACTATGCTGACCCGGATGCGGATTATTTTCTGATAAAAGAACTTGTTCCGAGTTTTCTGGACGAAGTGAAAAATTGCGGTGGTGGAAGTTTCAAGGAACCGGACGGATATTTTATTGATGCAAATGAAGCTGAAGAGTTCGATAGGCATTTTCCGATAAAAGAGCGGCTCAGTCTGCCGGGACAGATTTTCGGGTAA
- the gyrA gene encoding DNA topoisomerase (ATP-hydrolyzing) subunit A has translation MENTENTTNLIKIPIEDEVKQAFIDYSMSVIVSRALPDSRDGLKPVHRRIIYSMEENHLSAGGKTKKCATIVGDVLGKYHPHGDASVYDALVRLGQDFSQRYIVVHPGGNFGTIAGDPPAAYRYTEAKMTKIAEEMVEDINKDTVDMIPNYDDTKEEPTVLPSKFPFLLCNGSVGIAVGMATNMPPHNLREVASAISAYIDNQNITVDELLNHIKGPDFPTGGIIFGKHGIADAYRTGRGKILVRGRFNIEVSKTGLESIVFTEVPYGVNTRTLCEKIGELARDKVIDGISAINDESSDRSGMRIVIHLKRGAITKVVINQLFAKTALQSSFGVINLALVKGRPQILNLKQIIKCFVDHRDEVITRRVTFDLNKARAREHILEALITAVDAIDEVIKMIRSSRDETEAKARLMQRFGFDEIQAEAIVEMRLGRLTNLRIDELRKEMEEVKAFIAHCEDLLAHHEKILAIIKDETNELSEKYGDDRKTDIVAGEVESINVEDLIKEEDMVILISKLGYIKRVSVSQYKSQGRGGKGTISAKLVEEDYINQMFVASTHDYLMFITTEGKAYWIKVHEIPEASKTSRGSHIKSLLAVNANEDITTIVSLKEFSENNYLFMATANGVVKKTPTSDFKNAKSRGMQAVRLDEGDTLVSAILSTGKDELLLVSRRGQALRINEEDVRPMGRSSRGVAGLKLSEGDELCSAIRIHTEPDSKILVVTEKGIGKRVDSAEFNAHGRGTGGQKIFGNVEDKGEIIGALCVRDTDSIMCITSQGTSVRVEAKDITVQGRGASGIKVVSITDPDYVVGVDRIANDEDEKK, from the coding sequence ATGGAAAACACAGAAAATACAACAAATCTTATAAAAATTCCGATTGAAGATGAAGTAAAGCAGGCTTTTATTGACTATTCGATGTCTGTTATTGTAAGTCGTGCGCTTCCTGATTCCCGAGATGGTTTAAAGCCTGTTCACCGCCGAATTATTTATTCCATGGAAGAAAATCATCTTTCTGCAGGCGGAAAAACAAAAAAATGTGCCACGATTGTTGGTGATGTTCTTGGAAAATATCATCCTCATGGAGACGCTTCTGTTTATGATGCTCTTGTTCGTCTTGGACAGGATTTTAGTCAGCGTTATATTGTTGTTCATCCGGGCGGAAATTTCGGAACAATAGCAGGAGATCCTCCAGCCGCTTACCGTTATACCGAAGCAAAAATGACAAAAATTGCCGAGGAAATGGTTGAGGATATAAACAAAGACACTGTAGATATGATTCCTAACTATGATGACACAAAGGAAGAACCTACAGTTTTGCCTTCAAAGTTTCCGTTTCTCTTATGCAATGGCTCTGTTGGAATTGCCGTCGGAATGGCTACAAATATGCCTCCTCACAATCTGCGTGAAGTTGCAAGTGCTATAAGCGCATATATTGATAATCAGAATATAACAGTCGATGAGCTTTTAAATCATATAAAAGGACCTGATTTTCCTACAGGTGGAATTATTTTTGGAAAACATGGAATTGCAGATGCTTACAGAACTGGCCGTGGAAAAATTCTTGTCCGCGGAAGATTCAATATTGAAGTAAGTAAAACAGGACTTGAATCAATTGTATTTACTGAAGTTCCTTACGGAGTGAATACTAGAACTCTTTGTGAAAAAATAGGAGAACTTGCGCGTGATAAAGTTATTGATGGAATCAGCGCAATAAATGACGAGTCTTCCGACAGAAGCGGAATGAGAATTGTAATTCATCTAAAACGTGGCGCAATAACAAAAGTTGTAATAAATCAGCTTTTTGCAAAAACAGCGTTGCAGTCAAGTTTTGGAGTTATAAATCTTGCTCTTGTTAAAGGTCGTCCGCAGATTTTAAATTTAAAGCAGATTATAAAATGTTTTGTTGATCATCGTGATGAAGTTATAACTCGCCGCGTAACTTTTGACTTGAACAAAGCACGTGCGCGTGAACATATTCTTGAGGCGTTGATTACAGCTGTTGATGCGATTGATGAAGTTATAAAAATGATTCGCTCTAGCCGTGATGAAACAGAAGCCAAAGCCAGACTTATGCAGCGTTTTGGATTTGATGAAATTCAGGCTGAAGCGATTGTTGAAATGCGTCTTGGTCGTCTTACAAATTTGCGCATTGACGAGCTTCGTAAAGAAATGGAAGAAGTAAAGGCTTTTATTGCCCATTGCGAAGATTTGCTTGCTCATCATGAAAAAATTCTTGCGATTATAAAAGATGAAACAAACGAGCTTTCTGAAAAATATGGAGATGACAGAAAAACTGATATTGTCGCTGGCGAAGTAGAAAGCATAAATGTTGAAGACTTGATAAAAGAAGAAGATATGGTCATTCTTATTTCTAAGCTTGGCTATATTAAGAGAGTTTCTGTAAGCCAGTATAAAAGCCAGGGAAGAGGCGGTAAAGGCACTATTTCAGCAAAACTTGTTGAAGAAGATTATATAAATCAAATGTTTGTCGCTTCAACACATGATTATTTGATGTTTATTACAACCGAAGGAAAAGCTTATTGGATAAAAGTCCATGAAATTCCAGAAGCGTCTAAAACAAGCCGCGGTTCCCATATAAAAAGCCTTCTTGCTGTCAACGCAAATGAAGATATTACGACAATTGTCAGCTTAAAGGAATTTTCAGAGAATAATTATTTGTTTATGGCTACTGCAAATGGCGTTGTCAAGAAAACTCCTACAAGCGACTTTAAAAACGCAAAATCCCGTGGAATGCAGGCTGTTCGTCTTGATGAAGGAGATACTCTTGTAAGTGCAATTCTTTCAACAGGAAAAGATGAGCTGCTTCTTGTAAGCCGCCGTGGACAAGCATTAAGAATCAATGAAGAGGATGTGCGTCCAATGGGAAGATCTAGCCGCGGTGTTGCCGGATTAAAACTTTCTGAAGGCGATGAGCTTTGTTCTGCTATAAGGATTCATACAGAGCCTGATTCAAAAATTCTTGTAGTTACAGAAAAAGGCATAGGAAAAAGAGTTGATTCCGCAGAATTCAATGCGCATGGAAGAGGAACTGGAGGTCAAAAGATATTTGGCAATGTTGAAGACAAAGGTGAAATTATAGGTGCTTTGTGTGTTCGTGATACAGATAGCATTATGTGTATTACAAGCCAAGGAACTTCTGTCCGTGTTGAAGCTAAGGATATTACAGTGCAGGGCAGGGGAGCGAGCGGAATAAAAGTTGTTTCAATCACAGATCCTGATTACGTTGTTGGAGTGGATAGAATTGCCAACGATGAAGATGAAAAAAAATAA
- a CDS encoding helix-turn-helix domain-containing protein, which translates to MLNEQIRELRNIRGISQIQLANKLGVTKQSVSNWENDNILPSIEMLVKIANFFEVSTDYLLGLDKKRTLDVENLTEIQISHIQLIVDDLRNAK; encoded by the coding sequence ATGCTGAATGAACAAATCCGTGAGCTCCGTAACATCCGTGGAATCAGTCAGATTCAACTGGCAAACAAACTCGGAGTTACAAAGCAAAGTGTTTCAAACTGGGAAAATGACAATATTCTTCCTTCTATAGAAATGCTTGTGAAAATTGCGAATTTTTTTGAAGTTTCAACCGATTATCTTTTGGGTCTTGATAAAAAACGAACTTTGGATGTTGAAAATTTGACGGAGATTCAGATTTCGCATATTCAGCTTATTGTTGACGATTTAAGAAACGCAAAATAA
- the argA gene encoding amino-acid N-acetyltransferase, producing the protein MEENLIHEKAERIRDVIRYIKRFKNALVVIYIDDNLIDSPHFLNHIRDICFIHEAGLKIILVPGASKKINEILSNANIKWKIHCNCRITGPEAMPLIKMAAFDVSNQIMTAFAGERKTSVIGNWVRARGKGVIDGFDYGTSGEIEKLQTDSIKTVLDNGFIPIFPCIGWSIAGKPYNISSIELSQQIAINLNADKLFFLVPNAEISSENFLIPKEIGLSQEGNIPALNLEEVELFLKTNEPSVNSTENNENSTERLVNLDKNVSPETNKMYLKEKIFTLLKKAEKACTQGVDRVHILNGSIDGVVPCEIFSDLGSGTMVYSNNYGKIREMTREDIPAVLNVMQPFIESGILLPRTKESLSAQFNNFIVYELDGAIRACASLITYSDGQTEIAGVAVDKNCSHIGIGPRMIEFLVKQAKQNNSKGIFLLTTQTADWFEKLGFKLSDISTLPKERKEKWNPNRGSKVLRLF; encoded by the coding sequence ATGGAAGAAAATCTAATTCACGAAAAAGCCGAAAGAATCCGGGACGTAATCCGCTATATAAAAAGATTTAAAAATGCGCTCGTAGTAATTTACATAGATGACAATCTTATTGACAGTCCGCATTTTCTGAACCACATAAGAGACATTTGTTTTATTCACGAAGCTGGCTTAAAAATAATTTTAGTTCCCGGAGCAAGCAAAAAAATAAATGAAATTCTCTCAAATGCAAATATAAAATGGAAAATTCACTGCAACTGCCGAATAACAGGACCAGAAGCAATGCCTCTTATAAAAATGGCGGCATTTGATGTTTCAAATCAAATAATGACAGCTTTTGCAGGTGAAAGAAAAACCTCAGTCATAGGAAACTGGGTCAGAGCCAGAGGAAAAGGCGTTATCGACGGATTTGATTACGGCACAAGCGGCGAAATAGAAAAGCTTCAAACTGATTCAATAAAAACAGTTTTAGACAATGGATTTATTCCGATTTTTCCTTGCATAGGATGGAGCATAGCCGGAAAGCCTTACAATATTTCTTCAATTGAACTTTCACAGCAAATCGCAATCAACCTGAACGCCGACAAGCTTTTTTTTCTTGTTCCAAATGCGGAAATCAGCTCAGAAAATTTCTTAATTCCAAAAGAAATAGGTCTTTCACAGGAAGGAAATATTCCAGCTTTAAACTTAGAAGAAGTTGAATTATTTTTAAAAACAAACGAACCCTCGGTAAATTCAACTGAAAATAACGAAAATTCTACCGAACGTTTGGTAAATTTAGATAAAAATGTTTCACCTGAAACAAATAAAATGTATTTGAAAGAAAAAATTTTCACTCTTTTAAAAAAAGCGGAAAAAGCCTGCACTCAAGGAGTTGACAGAGTTCACATACTGAACGGCTCTATAGACGGAGTTGTTCCATGTGAAATATTTAGCGACTTGGGCTCTGGAACAATGGTTTACAGTAACAACTACGGAAAAATCAGAGAAATGACAAGAGAAGACATTCCAGCAGTTCTAAATGTAATGCAGCCATTTATAGAATCAGGAATTCTTCTTCCTAGAACAAAGGAAAGTCTTTCAGCTCAGTTCAACAATTTTATTGTATACGAACTTGATGGTGCAATTAGAGCTTGCGCTTCACTCATTACTTACTCAGACGGACAAACAGAAATTGCAGGCGTCGCAGTTGACAAAAACTGCTCTCATATAGGAATCGGTCCAAGAATGATAGAGTTTCTCGTGAAACAAGCAAAACAAAACAATTCAAAAGGAATATTCCTATTAACGACACAAACAGCAGATTGGTTTGAAAAACTAGGCTTTAAACTTTCCGATATATCAACTTTGCCAAAAGAAAGAAAAGAAAAATGGAATCCAAATAGAGGTTCAAAAGTATTAAGGCTTTTTTAA
- a CDS encoding TolB family protein encodes MKKFIFLASVIAFSVTVFSCVTTDEVQVSYDKSVLQNVSKVTDDGTAKTDIAVSPDGNQLLYVEIDKSVNSYITNMKVSDDIYYYSSQMYLLRDISRPSKTPLGLTFSYWPAWNKNGKEFVFASLENNQFKLVRANIEGGRKTYITRTPIGSEDIRPDIKDNIILCQTKINGKNQIVTLNYDGTEITLICEGYSPSWHPRENKFVFIRDGGIFEMDLDLNQATEIYKDVDFPCYKPSYSKDGKYILFSQLTPVNTKGSMISSLSKRIISIANSRTNIHLYLISSDGMNKTQLTSGAVDAYTPVWGADNTIFFISAANNKTDIWKAKVQY; translated from the coding sequence ATGAAAAAATTTATTTTTTTGGCTTCTGTGATTGCGTTTTCGGTTACAGTTTTTTCTTGCGTTACCACTGATGAAGTTCAGGTTTCGTACGACAAAAGCGTTTTGCAGAATGTTTCAAAGGTTACAGATGATGGCACTGCAAAGACAGATATAGCGGTTTCTCCGGATGGAAATCAGTTACTTTATGTTGAGATTGACAAAAGTGTTAATAGCTATATAACAAACATGAAGGTATCAGATGACATTTATTATTACAGTTCTCAAATGTATTTGCTCCGTGATATTAGTCGTCCTTCAAAGACTCCGCTTGGTCTGACATTCTCATATTGGCCTGCATGGAATAAAAACGGAAAGGAATTTGTATTTGCCTCGCTTGAAAACAACCAGTTCAAGCTAGTCCGCGCGAACATCGAAGGCGGAAGGAAAACTTACATTACAAGAACGCCGATTGGAAGTGAAGATATAAGACCTGATATAAAGGACAATATTATTTTATGTCAGACAAAAATAAATGGAAAGAATCAAATAGTTACATTGAATTATGACGGCACTGAAATAACTTTAATTTGCGAAGGCTACAGTCCTTCATGGCATCCTAGAGAAAATAAATTTGTCTTTATTCGTGACGGTGGAATTTTTGAAATGGATCTCGACTTGAATCAGGCTACAGAAATTTACAAGGATGTTGATTTTCCTTGCTATAAACCTTCATATTCAAAAGACGGAAAATATATCTTGTTTTCACAATTGACTCCTGTAAATACAAAAGGTTCCATGATTTCAAGCCTTTCAAAAAGGATAATTTCTATTGCAAATAGTCGAACAAATATTCATTTGTATCTTATTTCATCTGACGGCATGAACAAAACTCAGCTTACAAGCGGTGCTGTTGATGCATATACTCCAGTCTGGGGTGCGGACAATACAATTTTCTTTATCTCGGCGGCAAACAATAAAACAGACATCTGGAAAGCGAAAGTTCAATACTGA
- a CDS encoding pyridoxamine 5'-phosphate oxidase family protein, translating to MRRKEREITDFEEIIKILDESNFLTLAMINGTEPYSVPVNFGYKLDGDRKRIQIFIHGATEGTKLNCIKNCPRVSFSAVSYSEIGENKEPCAWTDFYRSVCGKGNASILEDADEKKEGLICILKKYGYKGPSVFPAIMIKKVSMIRIEVDDLTGKFHEK from the coding sequence ATGAGGCGAAAAGAAAGAGAAATAACTGACTTTGAAGAAATTATAAAAATTCTTGATGAGTCAAATTTTTTGACGCTTGCTATGATAAATGGAACTGAGCCGTATTCTGTACCCGTAAATTTTGGGTACAAACTGGATGGTGACAGAAAAAGAATTCAGATTTTTATTCACGGAGCTACAGAAGGCACAAAGCTTAACTGCATAAAAAATTGTCCTCGTGTATCTTTTTCTGCTGTAAGCTATTCTGAAATAGGTGAAAATAAAGAGCCTTGCGCGTGGACAGACTTTTATAGAAGTGTTTGCGGAAAAGGAAATGCATCTATTTTAGAGGATGCAGATGAAAAAAAAGAAGGACTAATCTGTATCCTAAAAAAATATGGATACAAAGGTCCGTCTGTTTTTCCTGCTATTATGATAAAAAAAGTAAGCATGATAAGAATTGAAGTGGACGATTTGACTGGAAAATTCCATGAAAAGTAA